The window TAAGGAGGGCAAAGCAATGAAACCATCATTCCATGTTACTCAGAGCAGTTCCTTAATAGACACATCACTAGAACTCCATGTCACCAATCTTCTACCATGTGAGGTTGTAACGATAAAAGCCGAAATGTGCGACAACCTTGGCACCAATTGGGAATCGGTTGCGGAATTTAAGTCTGATAGTGAGGGGCAAATTAATTTAGCAACTGCGCAGCCTGAATCAGGAACTTATTTTACTCCTGATGTAATGGGACTTTTTTGGTCAATGTCTCCTGTATCGAATGATAAACCAAAGAATAGGACTCCCTTAAAACCATTAGAAACAAAGCTAATTCTAATGAGGGAGCAAGAAGTCTTGACAGTTACTTCTGTTATTCGTGATGTAGTTTCCCCTAAAGTAGATAGATTTCCTATATGTGAACAAGGACTGGTTGGAACATTCTTTTGCCATTCCAATAGCGGGCCATTGCCTACCATCATTGTATTAGGAGGATCTGAAGGAGGATTGCGAGAGAATAATGCAGCATTGTTGGCTTCACATGGATTTAATACATTAGCTTTGGCGTATTTTGGTATTGGAGACTTACCAAAAGAGCTAGTAAATATCCCCTTGGATTATATCGAAAAAGCAATAGGTTGGCTAAACAATAATCCAAATGCGGATATTACAAAACTAGGCGTATTCGGAACTTCTAAAGGCGGTGAACTAGCACTATTAAGCGCCTCAGTGTTCCCGATAATCAAGGCAGTTGTAGGTTATGTAGCTAGTGGCGTTGTTTACCCAGGAATCGGTCAATCAGCACTGCGAGTATCTTCATGGCAATTCAAGGGGGAATCGTTACCGTTTGCTTGTGGTGATGTACCAAAAGGGATTACTAGGAAATTTAATCAGGCGCTACATTCAGGAGAACCGATATCTTGGCGGGAAACCTATCAATATTGGGCAGAAGGCGAGAAACAGGCTGAGATTGCAGTCGAAAATATTCAAGGTCCTATTCTTTTGATTTCAGGAGGCGATGACCAGTTATGGCCAGCTGATTTGTTGTCTGAAAAAGTGATAACCCGATTGAGAGAACACAGCCATCCTTATTACTATGAACATATCAATTTCCCTAAGTCAGGACACTCTTTTGTGGCTCCTGGATTCCCAACCACACAATCTGTCGTATCTCCTTTTGGGAACGGAATGAAATTGTTACTTGGAGGAAATCCGAAAGATAACTCAAAGGCGCAATTTGATGCGTGGCAAAGATTGAAGGTTTTCTTTAATAAATACCTAACCACTAGCTCAGATAAATCTATCTAAGTTCAACAATCGGATTAGCCGATTTATTACGCAATACGGGAAATGTGCCATTACAGGAATTAAATTAGGAAGAAACAATTGTCACTGTCATCATAAAGCGCTGTTCCACCTAAAACAAGATGAATCATATTATAAATCGTTACTTCAGATACACCATACTCGCGGCTGAGATCACTCACAGAAGTACCAGATCTGTAGAGGTCAACAATTGTTTGTTTAAATTCTTGGTTATAACGTTTTTGTTTCATCCCAGACATGTCCTCTCTATTTTAGGATAGAGACTTAACTAACTTGTATCCATAAATCTATACTAGCTCTGCTATTGGAAAATTATCTTTATTACATATATTGTTATTACTTGATTTTATAGTGACTAAGTTTAATGGAGATATATACCATGTTATCAATACTATACGATTGAATATGGATCGTAGAGTTCAAGGAGGATCAGCTGCAAACTTAGTTCCTTTATAACAAATAATTTAATTGAAGAATAAGAAAGGAGTTTATTATGAACCTGTTAAAATTAAACACTCGACAATCAATATTTGCAAGTGTTTTTATGGTTATAATAGTTATTATTTCTAGTTATCTAACACCATGGAATATAAATAAAGTATTATATATTGCACCTATTGCTGTTGTAAGTTCTTTTGTCGGTAGTTTAATTGCTAAAAAATCATTAAAGACAAATTGAAGTAAAAAAAGTTTTTTGCAAGCAAATGCTTTAATTCAACAAACAGCTAAAAGGATCTTCCAGTCGAAGTTCCCCTTTTCAATGCTTACAATAAGCGTCTCTGTTCTTCTTAAACTGACGGACAGGTTAATGTTCACAAATGGAAACATGAAAGATTCCTTTTTGAGGGGGGGAAGTTGATGAAACGCATTTTTTTACTTATCCTAGCTTTAATGGTTGTTTTACTATTGATGTATTTCTCAACTACTGCAATCCCTTCACCTTAATCTAATTCAACTAACGGGTAGCTTTAATCGAACAACAGGGGCTTCTTAGGGAGCTATTTTTTCTTATTGAACTAATGGGGCAGGTTAGGAAAACAATCGGGTCATTTAATGGAATAATCTCAATCGGAATGGAACTTTAGTGGTGAAATTAGATTGTGGGGGGGCAGTGATGGAAAATTTTATTTTGACACTATTTATCTTACTCATAATATCGCTTAATATTGGTTTTTTTATGTTGTTTAAAAAAGGAAAACTAAATCTTATGGTATCAGGTATCATTATGATGATACTTGCTCCAGTTATTGGTTTTTCTAGTGGAGCATTATTTCTTCATTTTTATGATTGGAGTTCAGGGGGAACTGGAGAAGGTGCTGGCTACGGTGGAGCATTTTTAGGGCTTACAACGTTAGCGAATGGAATTCTTCTTCTGGCGATTGGCCTGATAAGGACGATTTTTCTAGCATTTCGTACAAAACAAAATTGAATATCTTCTTTTTCAATTAAAGTGCGCATTTCTGGAACAAAGATTGCGCCTATTAAATAAGGAGATAAGGGGGTAAAGTAATGTCGCAGTCATTAATCTTTGATATGGATGGAACACTATTTCAAACGGATAAAATTTTAGAATTATCACTTGAGGATACTTTTAATCATTTACGATTATTAAATAAATGGGATAC of the Sporosarcina sp. FSL K6-1508 genome contains:
- a CDS encoding acyl-CoA thioesterase/bile acid-CoA:amino acid N-acyltransferase family protein; the protein is MKPSFHVTQSSSLIDTSLELHVTNLLPCEVVTIKAEMCDNLGTNWESVAEFKSDSEGQINLATAQPESGTYFTPDVMGLFWSMSPVSNDKPKNRTPLKPLETKLILMREQEVLTVTSVIRDVVSPKVDRFPICEQGLVGTFFCHSNSGPLPTIIVLGGSEGGLRENNAALLASHGFNTLALAYFGIGDLPKELVNIPLDYIEKAIGWLNNNPNADITKLGVFGTSKGGELALLSASVFPIIKAVVGYVASGVVYPGIGQSALRVSSWQFKGESLPFACGDVPKGITRKFNQALHSGEPISWRETYQYWAEGEKQAEIAVENIQGPILLISGGDDQLWPADLLSEKVITRLREHSHPYYYEHINFPKSGHSFVAPGFPTTQSVVSPFGNGMKLLLGGNPKDNSKAQFDAWQRLKVFFNKYLTTSSDKSI
- a CDS encoding transposase; this encodes MSGMKQKRYNQEFKQTIVDLYRSGTSVSDLSREYGVSEVTIYNMIHLVLGGTALYDDSDNCFFLI
- a CDS encoding inner-membrane translocator translates to MENFILTLFILLIISLNIGFFMLFKKGKLNLMVSGIIMMILAPVIGFSSGALFLHFYDWSSGGTGEGAGYGGAFLGLTTLANGILLLAIGLIRTIFLAFRTKQN